A region of Drosophila mauritiana strain mau12 chromosome 3L, ASM438214v1, whole genome shotgun sequence DNA encodes the following proteins:
- the LOC117141763 gene encoding cytochrome b reductase 1 isoform X3 codes for MDPALINFKVLYVLTQLCGLTMIVLVATWIGQHFGGLAGTSNPGVEFNWHPLFMTIGFIYLYGNSILIYRGFRTTRKKTLKLTHAGIHMGAFILTVIALKTVFDSHNLANPPIPNMYSLHSWLGLSAVIIFSLQYVAGFVAFLAPGLRENYRIAMMPLHIYFGLFGFVLAIASALMGITEKAIFAIKTPAYSTLPPAGVLANVIGVLYVVFGALVVYLATEPSYKRKPIPEDTALLNSSSANE; via the exons ATGGATCCGGCGCTGATCAACTTCAAGGTTCTCTATGTGCTCACCCAGCTGTGTGGCCTGACCATGATCGTCCTGGTGGCCACCTGGATTGGCCAGCACTTCGGTGGCCTGGCCGGCACCTCCAATCCCGGCGTGGAGTTCAACTGGCATCCGCTGTTCATGACCATTGGCTTCATTTACCTGTATGGCAACT CCATTCTGATCTATCGTGGTTTCCGCACCACGCGCAAGAAGACTCTGAAGCTCACCCACGCCGGCATCCACATGGGCGCATTCATTCTGACAGTGATTGCCCTGAAGACGGTCTTCGATTCGCACAACTTGGCCAATCCGCCCATTCCCAACATGTACTCCCTGCACTCTTGGCTGGGACTCTCCGCGGTGATCATCTTCTCGCTGCAGTATGTGGCCGGATTTGTAGCCTTTTTGGCGCCGGGGTTGAGGGAGAACTACAGAATCGCCATGATGCCGCTACACATCTACTTCGGACTCTTTGGCTTCGTTCTGGCAATTGCTAGTGCCCTGATGGGCATAACCGAGAAGGCCATCTTCGCCAT CAAAACTCCGGCTTACTCCACTCTGCCGCCGGCTGGTGTGTTGGCCAACGTCATTGGAGTACTGTACGTGGTCTTCGGGGCGCTGGTTGTCTACCTAGCCACTGAGCCCTCCTACAAACGGAAGCCCATTCCCGAGGACACGGCTCTGCTGAACTCCAGTTCTGCCAACGAGTAA
- the LOC117141763 gene encoding cytochrome b reductase 1 isoform X1, which translates to MSKDTDVEQATKPESGVVQVEPAIPEQPQAAVPTTISTATTVIAVTNGEKPVAATPTTTATPATAEQVQPATTIAGIELATPTAAATSPPTGSGKANMDPALINFKVLYVLTQLCGLTMIVLVATWIGQHFGGLAGTSNPGVEFNWHPLFMTIGFIYLYGNSILIYRGFRTTRKKTLKLTHAGIHMGAFILTVIALKTVFDSHNLANPPIPNMYSLHSWLGLSAVIIFSLQYVAGFVAFLAPGLRENYRIAMMPLHIYFGLFGFVLAIASALMGITEKAIFAIKTPAYSTLPPAGVLANVIGVLYVVFGALVVYLATEPSYKRKPIPEDTALLNSSSANE; encoded by the exons ATGTCGAAGGACACGGACGTGGAGCAGGCGACCAAGCCGGAGAGCGGAGTTGTCCAGGTGGAGCCAGCGATTCCGGAGCAGCCACAGGCCGCCGTTCCGACCACCATCTCCACGGCGACCACAGTGATCGCGGTGACTAATGGGGAAAAGCCAGTGGCAGcgacaccaacaacaactgcaacacctGCGACAGCAGAACAAGTGCAACCTGCAACAACCATCGCTGGCATTGAGTTGGCCACTCCAACGGCGGCGGCAACTTCACCACCAACAG GCAGTGGCAAGGCCAACATGGATCCGGCGCTGATCAACTTCAAGGTTCTCTATGTGCTCACCCAGCTGTGTGGCCTGACCATGATCGTCCTGGTGGCCACCTGGATTGGCCAGCACTTCGGTGGCCTGGCCGGCACCTCCAATCCCGGCGTGGAGTTCAACTGGCATCCGCTGTTCATGACCATTGGCTTCATTTACCTGTATGGCAACT CCATTCTGATCTATCGTGGTTTCCGCACCACGCGCAAGAAGACTCTGAAGCTCACCCACGCCGGCATCCACATGGGCGCATTCATTCTGACAGTGATTGCCCTGAAGACGGTCTTCGATTCGCACAACTTGGCCAATCCGCCCATTCCCAACATGTACTCCCTGCACTCTTGGCTGGGACTCTCCGCGGTGATCATCTTCTCGCTGCAGTATGTGGCCGGATTTGTAGCCTTTTTGGCGCCGGGGTTGAGGGAGAACTACAGAATCGCCATGATGCCGCTACACATCTACTTCGGACTCTTTGGCTTCGTTCTGGCAATTGCTAGTGCCCTGATGGGCATAACCGAGAAGGCCATCTTCGCCAT CAAAACTCCGGCTTACTCCACTCTGCCGCCGGCTGGTGTGTTGGCCAACGTCATTGGAGTACTGTACGTGGTCTTCGGGGCGCTGGTTGTCTACCTAGCCACTGAGCCCTCCTACAAACGGAAGCCCATTCCCGAGGACACGGCTCTGCTGAACTCCAGTTCTGCCAACGAGTAA
- the LOC117141758 gene encoding adenylyl cyclase X E → MDNDNPYYQEDVVAYRSLSTVKDLEWRHLKNKCQNLRLELACSRLRELALMSNVVQIIWHVELLMVAHVILLLVLVKDVILATMVPYFAIMLFSPFIMLLSMQKNVGMITNTLISWLMALFLTSMDLFSDLLGTIYSGAAYPTVPCYDHVVLVSVYMTLPIAFYHGSSVYVLGMVVSIVYIGYAFYMQYLNDQISFYLISSYAIYLLTLNLIFSFFTIIRDYGLRRAILSRYQLVYQNIVYQLVMKKENGLLESILPRKMIRTLQEEICSRIEDQDRNFTPPKAGLRKLFLEPYPDVSILVADMVNYTHLTTTLEAPQLVEILHDLFVNFDLAANRNRAMRIKFLGDSYNCVAGIPNYFPAHASCCVDQALEMIHITQGVSSRRELDINLRIGVHSGEVFAGIIGHTKWQFDIWSKDVDITNRLETSGLPGLVHVSQRTLSMLDEHYIFREGTEAAKNDPILQQAGIRTFLVSNRLPDAVEPGELDDELSSASINSCRLSYGGYYEEIQIKAQREIMKEVDQMAVGHCFIEWRRSSSMKKKDFNEEYLFSNQIHLVLGVFRSWKREWEFHNLPDLMMKYTMLLVLCAGMAIMSINLIEEATYPDLLVLLGILLVLLILCILAGYKKLRLQWKRLTPMSQPSCFLSRWFLRISERIEDSLFVRVPLTILVLLLLYVMSSQAVFSCDVAKLELSIIEAHLHNEKSYAGCFGPWTVTYCVVIVISLLFVVPGCPLAIKILAGLLILGLHLGTVHLYYGFAFERSETTDLGLKSDYAHTWYLVALFIVLVLRERHVNYLRKFNYFMRVCYEEAHQQTDEKLRSIKIIMANILPTHVAQVYKVRRPHDQLYYENFSKVAVMFASIENFNADTAGLRILHEIICCFDDLLVDYQTRYKIEKIKVMGWTYLVACGLETDHYTDFSIDIPVKQPEADSEMRRRSSVLTVHFGSTEDDEMSGDNVSQPYAHVQDVAVLVMTEFALDLLRIMHDIRYNYLFSEYDTFLTGSLKIGISHGSVMAGVVGLSKPHYDIWGHTVNMASRMSSTGLLDNIQVTRHTAKVLRQFNIRCNYRGHTEVKGVGKVPTYLVVVDPDLTFQDHDQVSMSIKDSKSWVIDTLSLSFTPSFVPPKSSTSDEEEAEGELEENESEGDELEVSIHERQKGGIFLAGDIH, encoded by the exons ATGGATAACGATAACCCGTATTACCAGGAAGACGTGGTTGCCTACCGCTCGCTGAGCACCGTAAAGGACTTGGAATGGCGGCACTTGAAG AACAAGTGTCAGAATCTCCGCCTGGAATTGGCCTGCTCTCGCCTTCGGGAGCTGGCCCTGATGTCGAATGTGGTTCAGATTATTTGGCATGTGGAACTATTGATGGTAGCTCACGTGATTCTGCTGCTAGTCCTAGTCAAG GATGTTATACTGGCGACCATGGTACCCTACTTTGCGATTATGCTTTTCAGTCCCTTCATTATGCTTTTGAGCATGCAGAAGAACGTTGGGATGATTACTAATACGCTCATCTCATGGCTGATGGCACTTTTTCTAACCTCTATGG ACCTCTTTTCTGACCTCCTGGGTACCATCTATAGTGGTGCAGCGTATCCCACTGTGCCTTGCTACGACCACGTAGTCCTGGTCAGTGTGTACATGACTCTACCCATCGCATTCTACCACGGAAGCTCAGTATACGTCCTGGGAATGGTTGTATCCATAGTTTATATCGGCTACGCTTTCTATATGCAGTATCTCAATGATCAAATTTCCTTTTACCTAATCTCCTCCTATGCCATATACCTCCTTACCCTCAACCTgatcttttcatttttcactATAATCAGAGACTACGGACTTAGGCGAGCAATACTTAGCCGCTACCAGTTGGTATACCAAAATATTGTCTATCAG CTGGTAATGAAGAAGGAGAATGGCTTGTTAGAGTCGATTTTACCACGCAAAATGATTCGCACATTGCAGGAGGAAATCTGCAGCCGAATCGAGGATCAGGATAGGAACTTCACTCCTCCTAAGGCGGGATTACG GAAACTGTTCTTGGAACCCTACCCGGATGTTTCCATTTTGGTAGCAGACATGGTGAACTACACGCATCTGACCACCACTCTGGAGGCCCCGCAACTGGTGGAGATTCTGCACGACCTGTTTGTGAACTTTGACCTGGCTGCCAATCGCAACAGAGCAATGCGGATCAAGTTCCTGGGAGATTCCTATAACTGCGTGGCGGGCATCCCGAACTACTTTCCCGCACACGCCTCCTGCTGCGTCGACCAGGCGCTGGAGATGATCCATATCACGCAGGGCGTGAGTAGCCGGCGCGAGCTGGACATCAACCTTCGAATTGGTGTGCACTCGGGTGAGGTGTTTGCAGGAATCATTGGGCACACGAAATGGCAGTTTGACATCTGGTCCAAGGACGTGGACATCACCAATCGGCTGGAGACGTCCGGGCTGCCGGGACTGGTGCACGTCTCCCAACGGACCCTGAGCATGCTGGACGAGCACTATATATTCAGAGAGGGCACCGAGGCAGCCAAGAATGATCCCATCCTGCAGCAAGCGGGGATCCGCACCTTCCTGGTCAGCAATCGACTTCCTGACGCAGTGGAGCCCGGCGAACTAGACGACGAATTGAGCAGCGCCTCCATAAACTCATGCCGCCTGAGCTATGGAGGATACTACGAGGAGATCCAGATCAAGGCGCAGCGCGAGATAATGAAGGAGGTGGATCAAATGGCGGTAGGGCACTGCTTCATAGAATGGAGACGGAGCAGCTCGATGAAGAAAAAGGACTTCAATGAGGAGTACCTGTTCAGCAACCAGATCCACCTCGTTCTGGGTGTGTTCCGCAGCTGGAAGAGGGAGTGGGAATTCCATAACCTGCCTGACCTCATGATGAAGTACACCATGCTCTTAGTTCTCTGTGCTGGAATGGCTATAATGAGTATTAACTTAATCGAAGA AGCTACATACCCAGATCTTCTGGTCTTGCTCGGAATTCTTCTCGTACTGCTGATCCTGTGCATTCTGGCTGGATACAAGAAGCTTCGGCTGCAGTGGAAGAGACTAACGCCCATGTCGCAGCCCTCTTGTTTCCTGAGTCGCTGGTTTCTCAGGATTTCGGAAAGAATCGAGGACTCTCTGTTCGTAAGGGTTCCATTGACCATTTTGGTACTGCTCCTGCTCTACGTTATGTCCTCTCAAGCAGTG TTTTCCTGTGATGTAGCGAAACTGGAACTGAGTATTATCGAAGCCCACCTCCATAATGAGAAGTCGTATGCGGGATGCTTCGGTCCATGG ACTGTCACTTACTGTGTGGTCATCGTGATCAGTCTTCTGTTTGTCGTCCCGGGATGTCCGCTGGCGATAAAGATACTCGCCGGCCTGCTAATCCTCGGACTTCATTTGGGCACCGTCCATTTATACTACGGGTTCGCCTTTGAGAGATCGGAGACCACTGATCTAGGACTGAAGTCGGACTACGCCCACACCTGGTATCTGGTGGCTCTCTTCATTGTTCTGGTGTTGCGGGAACGTCACGTCAACTACCTCCGGAAGTTTAACTACTT CATGCGCGTTTGCTACGAGGAAGCCCACCAGCAAACTGATGAAAAGCTGCGCTCCATCAAGATCATTATGGCTAACATCCTGCCAACCCACGTGGCGCAGGTGTACAAAGTGCGCCGACCCCACGACCAGCTCTACTACGAGAACTTCTCTAAGGTGGCCGTGATGTTCGCCTCCATCGAGAACTTTAACGCCGACACGGCGGGCCTGCGGATCCTGCACGAGATCATCTGCTGCTTCGACGACCTCTTGGTTGACTACCAGACCAGGTACAAAATCGAAAAGATCAAGGTGATGGGTTGGACCTATTTGGTGGCCTGTGGCCTCGAAACGGACCACTACACGGACTTCTCCATCGACATTCCTGTCAAGCAACCGGAAGCGGATTCGGAAATGAGACGCAGATCCAGCG TTCTGACTGTCCACTTTGGGAGTACCGAGGACGACGAAATGAGCGGCGATAACGTGAGCCAGCCCTACGCCCACGTGCAGGATGTCGCCGTCTTGGTGATGACCGAGTTCGCTCTGGATTTACTTCGCATCATGCACGACATTCGGTACAACTACTTGTTCTCGGAGTACGACACATTCTTAACTGGGAGCTTGAAGATAG GCATCTCCCATGGATCCGTGATGGCCGGCGTTGTGGGACTCTCGAAACCACACTATGACATCTGGGGTCATACCGTCAATATGGCCTCCCGGATGTCCTCCACTGGATTGCTGGACAACATCCAAGTGACCCGGCACACGGCAAAGGTGCTGCGACAGTTTAACATCCGCTGCAACTACCGAGGGCACACGGAGGTGAAGGGAGTGGGCAAGGTGCCCACCTACCTGGTGGTCGTAGACCCGGATCTCACATTCCAAGATCACGACCAAGTGAGCATGAGTATAAAGGACTCAAAAAGCTGGGTCATCGACACTCTTTCACTGTCATTCACCCCGAGCTTCGTGCCCCCAAAGTCTTCCACTTCGGATGAAGAGGAGGCTGAAGGAGAGCTCGAGGAAAATGAATCTGAGGGCGATGAGCTGGAGGTGTCGATACATGAGCGCCAAAAGGGAGGCATCTTTCTGGCCGGGGACATTCATTAA
- the LOC117141763 gene encoding cytochrome b reductase 1 isoform X2, whose product MLFSLGSGKANMDPALINFKVLYVLTQLCGLTMIVLVATWIGQHFGGLAGTSNPGVEFNWHPLFMTIGFIYLYGNSILIYRGFRTTRKKTLKLTHAGIHMGAFILTVIALKTVFDSHNLANPPIPNMYSLHSWLGLSAVIIFSLQYVAGFVAFLAPGLRENYRIAMMPLHIYFGLFGFVLAIASALMGITEKAIFAIKTPAYSTLPPAGVLANVIGVLYVVFGALVVYLATEPSYKRKPIPEDTALLNSSSANE is encoded by the exons ATGTTGTTCTCACTGG GCAGTGGCAAGGCCAACATGGATCCGGCGCTGATCAACTTCAAGGTTCTCTATGTGCTCACCCAGCTGTGTGGCCTGACCATGATCGTCCTGGTGGCCACCTGGATTGGCCAGCACTTCGGTGGCCTGGCCGGCACCTCCAATCCCGGCGTGGAGTTCAACTGGCATCCGCTGTTCATGACCATTGGCTTCATTTACCTGTATGGCAACT CCATTCTGATCTATCGTGGTTTCCGCACCACGCGCAAGAAGACTCTGAAGCTCACCCACGCCGGCATCCACATGGGCGCATTCATTCTGACAGTGATTGCCCTGAAGACGGTCTTCGATTCGCACAACTTGGCCAATCCGCCCATTCCCAACATGTACTCCCTGCACTCTTGGCTGGGACTCTCCGCGGTGATCATCTTCTCGCTGCAGTATGTGGCCGGATTTGTAGCCTTTTTGGCGCCGGGGTTGAGGGAGAACTACAGAATCGCCATGATGCCGCTACACATCTACTTCGGACTCTTTGGCTTCGTTCTGGCAATTGCTAGTGCCCTGATGGGCATAACCGAGAAGGCCATCTTCGCCAT CAAAACTCCGGCTTACTCCACTCTGCCGCCGGCTGGTGTGTTGGCCAACGTCATTGGAGTACTGTACGTGGTCTTCGGGGCGCTGGTTGTCTACCTAGCCACTGAGCCCTCCTACAAACGGAAGCCCATTCCCGAGGACACGGCTCTGCTGAACTCCAGTTCTGCCAACGAGTAA